In one Candidatus Methylomirabilis sp. genomic region, the following are encoded:
- a CDS encoding c-type cytochrome, translating into MIGKLTKIAKRVAVLTFAASLILVSCRSTPELPTGQALYLRHCASCHGESGDGNGPLAASLRRPPSDLRVITKRHGGRFDEAYVMQIIDGRRTVAEHGTREMPVWGAVFEGEHRPEGYPAYTSLLHSRALTDYLGSIQQE; encoded by the coding sequence ATGATCGGCAAGCTGACGAAGATCGCTAAGAGAGTCGCTGTCCTCACGTTCGCTGCGAGTCTGATTCTCGTGTCATGCCGTAGTACTCCGGAGCTGCCTACCGGACAGGCCCTCTATCTTCGGCATTGCGCCTCGTGCCACGGCGAGTCCGGAGACGGCAACGGTCCGTTGGCAGCATCCTTACGACGACCCCCATCCGACCTTCGAGTAATTACGAAGCGCCACGGCGGGCGATTTGATGAAGCCTATGTGATGCAAATCATCGACGGCAGGCGCACAGTGGCCGAGCATGGGACCAGGGAGATGCCTGTCTGGGGGGCGGTGTTCGAGGGCGAGCATCGACCTGAAGGCTACCCGGCCTACACCTCGCTTTTGCACTCACGAGCCCTCACCGACTACCTGGGTTCGATTCAGCAGGAGTAG